cggggcggctttcctcaccggcgcactccttgcgcgtggggctcccctacgcgggggacacccctgcgtggcacggcactccttgcgcgcatcagcactgcgcatggccagctccacacgggtcaaggaggcccggggtttgaaccacagacctcccatgtggtagacggacgccctaaccactgggccaaagtccacttccctggaacaCCTTGGTCAaacctcccccctcccttttctgtgcctcagtttctttgaaAGCCCCCTGGGGTTGCTGTGAACAGGAGGGTAACTGACACGTGGCAATAAGCATGGGAAAAGCCGCTGGGCTCATGAGACCCCACgggacgcccccccccccccccgcagccaCTAGGATGGCTACAATTGCTACTAAAAATCCAAACACGGGTTGACCACGACGCACCTCGTGCACTGCTGGTGGGGACCTCAAATGACGCAGTAGCTGCGGAAAACAGGGTGGCGGTGGCTCCGAAAGTGAAACGCGGAGGTACCGAGTGCCCCGGCAGCTCGGCTCAGGGGGGTTAACCCAACAGAACCGCGGGCAGGGCCGGGCCGGCCGTCTGCACACCCATCCCGGGCAGCGGCCCACTCTTGTCTTTTCTGACGAATGCGCCCACACGACGCGTCCCGGGACCAAGGCACGAAAGAGGAACGGAGTCCTTGGGCTGCGGGTggagctcggtggttgagcacctgcttcccgtacCCGAGGTCCGGCCGCAGCACCTgctaagaagagaaagaaaaagaaagcagcacCCCAGCTggccttaaaaaaacaaaaaaggaatgaagttctgctcTGAAGCCTGGAGACATCGTGACCAGCGGCACGCAGATGCCGAAGGACAAATACGTAGGAGGTGTCCAGACCGTGGAAACCCACAGCAGCGGACAGCAGAGGACAgactggggggaggggtgcggcgTCCGCGCTGGGGGGGACAGTTTCGGGGTGACGGGTGGCGGTGACGGCGGCAGGGAGCCCGCTCCGCGGGGTCGCGCACCTGGGAGTGGCCCAGGTGGGCGCCTTCACGTCGTCGAGGTCACTGCGGTAAGCCAAGGGGGGGACAGAGCTCTCCCCAGGGGCTGCGGGCGGCTCCACGGCAGCGCGGGGCTGCGCGGCCCCACTGGGGGCTCGGGCGGGCGCCCCCGGGCTCTTCCTGCagcttcccccgccccccccccctccgctCGGGGCGGCGACTGTGGGGGCGCGCAGGGCGCAGGGTCTCCCCGCCCTGGGAGGAGGCGGTGCCGAGGCgcggggtgagggtggggggagccCGGGCCGGCGAGGTCGCGACCCCAGTCCCGGGTggcggcgggggaggggggggcgggggcgcgcgTCCCCTTTAAGGCGCCCGCGCCACGTGACGCGGTCTTGTGACCCGCGGGGAGGCGCGAGGGGAAGCCCGCGGCGCGCCTCGCTCAggcgcccccgcccgccgccgcccgcgccccgccgagcccccgcccggcgccccgcgccccccgcgggCCGGGCCGGCGCCGCCATGGCCCACCAGCCGCTGCTGCAGGAGCGGCCCCCCGCCTACAGCCTGGAGGCCGCGCCCGGCGACTGCGCGTGCGGCCCGCGCGGCTACGGGGCCATCcccgccgcgccgccgccgccctaCCCCTACCTCGTCGCAGGTGGGCGCGGGCCGGGCGCGGGAGGGGCAGGGGCgcggcaggggggaggggagcggggggggagggggcagagagagggggccgcgggagggggaggggaaggggagaggggcgAGGAGAGGGGGCGAGCAGGGGGCGCGGACCTCGCCCCGGACCCGGTCCCGGGGCGACCTTTAACCCCCCGGGGAAACTTTTCCCCGCCGCGCCCGCcgggggtggggcctgggcctGGCAGTGCCCGGGGCTcgtgggggcggcgggggcccgCACCCCAACCTCGCCGCGGGCCCCGGGGAGCTCAGGACCCCCCCGGGGTTGTGGGCGCACCCTAGGGAGAGCCGGGACCCCAGTTGCCTGCCCCCTCCCGAGGTGCTGGGGCGCCCATGCTCGTCCTGCCCCAGGAGGTTGTGCCCCGGTAGGATGGGGGTGCCCGGGATGAGAGGGGGGGAATCGGAGACCCCGCACCCCTCCTTGGCTCTCCTGCCTCCTTTCTgacctgcccccccaccccacagggatccccacccaccaccccaggGTCTACAACATCCACAGCCGGCACGTCACCAGGTACCCTGCCAATTCCATCGTCGTGGTCGGAGGCTGCCCGGTCTGCAGGTACGTGGCCCCTCGtccccagcctcccccagcctccccccgaGCCTGGCCCCcagtctcccctccccccagcctcaCCTCTGAGCCTCTCTCCCCAGTGGGGCCCCCAGGTTCCCCCCAACCTCACCCCCAAGCCTCACCCGGAGCCTGgccccccagcctggcccccagtCTCCCCGCCCCTAGCCTGGCCCCcagtctcccctccccccagcctggcccccagtCTCCCCCTCCTAGCCTGGCCCCcagtctcccctcccccctgcctggcccccagtctcccctccccccagcctggcccccaggttcCCCCCAACCTCACCTCTGAGCCTCACCCCTGAGTCTTGGCCCCCAGCCTGACCTGAGAGTATCCCCCCAGTCTCTGCCCCCCCCAATCCCCTCCAGTCTCACCCCCCTAACCCCCTCCTGAGCCTCgccccccagcccggcccccaGTCTCTGCCCCCCCCAGCCCTACATCTGAGCCTTGACCCCCAGCCTGGCCCTCAGGTTCCCCCCAGACTCACCCCAGCCTCACCCGAGAGCCTGACCCTCCCCCCTGGCCCCCAGTTTCTGACCCCTCCAGTCTCACCCCCCAGCTCCACCCCCGAGCCTCACCCCCCAGCTCCACCGCCGAGCCTCACCCCCCAGCTCCACCCCCGAGCCTCACCCCCCAGCCTTGTCCATCTGCACAGACGTGGAGCAgaccatgtgacagccagccCTGGGGACAGAGGGAGGGGCCGAGTGCCTTTGGGAGCCTTGGTCCTGTCCCAACCGATCCCGGAAgcaccccttccccccgcccagGCCTCAAGGCGCGGGGGGCCTTCCCTGTCCCCCCAGGCCTCACAAGTTGGCCGTGGGCTCtttaagggggtgggggggcagggggtggttTGGAGGGCCTGGGTGCCCAGGCCAGTGGGTTCCGGGGGCTGGAGGCcggtgggggtgggcaagggcTGGGGGCTGCTGGACCCCCGGCCCCTCGCAGCCCGGCAGGGTGGACGCCTGTGCTTGGTGGGGGCAGGCTCTTCCCGGGCTCTTGGGGGGCCCCGGGCACCCAGACCTTGTTCGTGCAGGTCTGGAGCCGATGGGGGCGGGTGGCGTccgggaggaagaggctgaagtCTCTTGAGTCCAAATTAAGAAACCCTGACTTTGGCTTCGAGTTAAAAGTGTTGAGTCAAGGGGAAGTGGAGGCTTTCAGGGGCCCAGGTGGCCGGCTGCGGGGGGACCGGGCTGGGGGCCCTGAGACCGCCGCCAGCTTGGGGAAGGGCCTGGGGGCAGCAAGAGCCCCGGGGGCCGCCCCCGGGGAACCCCGTTGGCAAACCCAAACCGGGCCACGTGTGCCGGGGCAGCTGGCGGGCACTGCCTGGCCGAGGCGGGCATTTGGGGAGCCCATGGGGAAGGGTGCTCCCCCGAGGGGTCCGAGCTGTTTGGGGTGGGAGGCACCTCGAGAGGAGAAGCGGGGCCCGCCGGAGCGCCCGGCTCTGTGCCGACGGGGGCCTCTAGCTTGGGGTGCaagggccagggctggggcccaCAGCGGAGAGGGCCGCTGGGACTCCTTCAGGGAAAGCTGGAGACGCGGTGGTGACGGGACCCCCGGAGGAAGGCCAGTCCTGGGTGCGCCGAGAGCCTGTTCTGGgccagcccctcctgcccccgcTCAGCCCGCCTTGAGTCTTCAAggacttttttttgggggggggggggtgtcttcAAGTGATCTCAGATTTTCAAGTTTGGGGGTGTCGGGCCCGCAGACTCGGGAGTGAGGAGGGCGCCTGGAGCAGAGGGGTGGCTGGGTGGCTGCCCGGGGCCAGCTGGCCTGTGTCCCCTTCTGGGGTGGTAAGGGAGGGCCTGAGCTGAGGGGGCCCCCGGGAAGCTGCGGCTCTGGGCGTGTGGAGCACTTTCCCTGCCAGTTCCCTTTTCTGGGCTGGACCTTGTGTCATCGCCTCATTTAGGAGGCCTGTGgctcctgccccctcccacccccaccctaggCGTCCCACtgcagggggggggggcaggggttctgcctTGGAGCAGGCTCCTCCCCTCTCAGCTTCCGTGGGCCGCGGGTGGGCCCCACCCGAGAGCAGGCGTGGAGCTCCCTGCCCCTGAGCTGGGTCTAGGCGACAGCTCGCAGCCTCTGCGGCCCCCACCCTGGTCTCCGGACGGGGGCGTTTTGGGGGCGCTGCCTCTGCCCTGGGGGAGCCCCGAGGTTccggggcgggaggagggggtgTTTGCCCGAGGACGGCCGCTTCTCGGGGCTGGGAGAGGTCACCGTCCTCCAGGCGCGGCGCAGGTGGCAGACAGTCCCATCCTTGGCAGGGACGAGCCGGAGTCACACGCCTGTGCTTCCCGCCGAGCGCCTTGGCACTGGGGGCCGTTCCAGCCGCGCCGGCTGCGTCCTCCCTTTTCAGCCTTGAGGGCGGCGGTGTGCGGCGCTCCTCCTGCCCCCGCCGGCCGGGGGGCCTGGGTGTGCCCGGTGCAGCCTCccccaaggtggggggggggcccTGTGCCAGGGAGGGTCCGGCAGGCGCTGGGAAGGGGATGAGGGAGGGGGCTGCAAGCAGGGCACCCTGGGACCCTGGCTGGGGCGGGGGTCGGTTATTGCATTATTGGGAGGGGGGAGGTGGTGGGGCAGCCCTAGGGATGACCAGACTttgggggctgggcggggggactGGCCGTGTCTGGTTCAGGGCGGCCCGCGGCCCTGGTGCGGGGTGGGCGCCTGCCTGCTGCCCTGGGTCAGGGTGGGGGAGCAGGGCTATCGGGGGCCTCTGCCAAGCCCCTGCACGGGGGCTGAGCCACACTGAGTCTCGAGCCGCCTCGGCGGCCTCCACCGAGTCCCTGGCCGCAAGGCCCCTGACGCCTGTCCTGGGAAGCCCCCCGGACCCTCGGCCTGGCCAGGCCCGAGGTCACCTTGTGAGAACTGCCCCCGGAGTGTTGACTGGCCCCAGAGGGCCTAGACAGCTGCTCCCGAGACCAGGCAGCCCCCACGCGGCGCGGGACAGCGGCAGGCGGGCGGTGCGCAGCGGGTCCCTGGGGCCAGCCCTGAAGGAAGGCCCTCGGCTTCCAGGGAGGGGTGGTCTGGGGCTGCGTCTGGGCCGCATCCCACCCCGAGGCACCCTGTGCTTGGGGGACAGGTAGGGCCTGAAGCTAAGCCCGGAAGGCTGGTGGGGTGAGCAGGTGCTCCCCAACTGACCTCTCTGGGGTCCccctggggtggggcggggcctgcaGGGCTCTCAGggctctccccccccccccccgggcttcTTCGGGGCCAGCTCGGGGGTCCCCGGCCACCTCTGCCCCGGGAGCCCCTGGCAGGCTCGCCCCAGAGCCCTCCCAGGGCGCTGGTCGCTGTAGGTTGGAGCCAGGGTTTAGAGACGCCTTCTCGGCACGAGTGCCCTGAGGTCCCCGCCGCAGCCCCCTCCCACGCACGTGACCCGGCCGGTTGCTCCGCCGCGGGGAGGGGGTCCCGGCGCCACAGAGCCGGTCGGTGGAGAGCTGAAAGTCCCCCTGCGCCGCCTTGGGCTTTTTCGCGTGTGGCGTGGAAGCGAGGGCGGCCCGCCCGGGCCAGGCTGGCGGGCGCGCGGCTGTccccgggggcgcggggcgccgggcgccggAGCCTGGCCTCCCGCACCCGGGCCTGGGTCCGGGCTGGAGGCCCCTCCCGCTGGGTCAGCGCTGAGGCTTGAGGTCTGCTGAGTCAGGATTGGCCTAGGGGCTGGGTGGTTTCGCGTTTGGATTTCAAAACCGGGTGAAATCCGCCAGCGCTCCCGTGGAGGTCTGGGGCGCTGCCCGCGGTCAGAGGCTCGGGTTTCCGCCCCACGTGGCTGTCGGCAGTGAGTGGGTGCGCTGAGCCTGCGGGGGGCCACACCCTGCTCCAGGCCACGTTACCAAACGGGTTTGCTACAGACGTGGCCGAAACTCGGCCCTTTCGGCTTCTGGAGTTCTGGGTAAGGGGGTGTGGACTCTGGGGCTTTGGCCTGGGTGGCTGCAGAGCTGAGCCCCGGAGCAGGGCACCTCCAGCACTCCGGGTCTAAATTTCCCCGGGCAGAAACGCCTCATGGCCAAGTTCTCCTTGGAGGACAGCTCTGGTTGCTGGAAGATGCCTGAGCTCGGTGGTGACCAGATCTCCTCCAGCAGCCTCGgggccctggctgccctgggTGGGGCAGAGATGATGGGGGTAAGCAGGGCCTTGGCTTTGAGcctaggggtgggggtggggggctgtgagCTGGGGGCTTAAAAAATAATGGGGgaaagcgactgtggctcaagcagttgagctcctgtttatcatatggaggacccgggttcaatccccaggaccttctggtaaaaaaaatcatcccagacctgcacagaGAGGCGAcgatgatggaaaaaaaaaaggggtggggggtggggggtggggctctgAGAGCTGGGGACTTGAAgaatgggggtggagggtgttTCCTGGCTCCCGGGAGGCGGAGGTGGGCCAGTTACTGTACTGTGCAAGTTCTCAGCAGCTGCAGAGGCCGAGGAGGTGGAAGGGGTTGCTGGCCCTGGGAAGGCAGGTCGTGGGGTTAGTGGGCACTGTCCCCTGGCCTCCTGCAGAGGGCCCAGAGTGGACCAGCTTTCCAGGCTGCCCCTGGCCTGAGCCTGTGCATGTGAGGAACGGGTGGGGACTGCTGCCCTTGGCTCCTGACCCTCAAGATACAGCCGGCAGATGGGGTGGTTCATTTGGGATGACTGGCAGAGCCTCTAGCACTAGGGGCTTGTACTGCTTTGCACCCAGAGGCACCTGAGACCTCAGGGCGTCGACCTTGAAGGGAGATAATGTGGGTGCCCAGCTGGGCCAGTGCTCACCAGACAATCCCTGTTTTAATGCAGACAGGAAGAGCTGCTGGGTGAGGCCTGGTGCACTTTTTGTGAGTAGCCATTTtaacccttttaaagtgtacatttcagtggtattaattacattctcaaTGTTGTGCTGCCGTCACCGTCAttcattacccaaacttttccatcaccccaggcAGACACTCTGCAACCTGTTAAGCAATAACTGTTATCCCCCCAGCCTTTAGGAGCCTCTAGTCgattttggctctgactttgcttattctaggtatttcattgTAAGTGTACTTATACAATAACCgtccttttgtctggcttatgtcacttaGCTTAAGGTTTTCAAGGTCCACCCATGGCTGTAGCATGggtcagaacttctttcctttttatggcccaGTTGTGTCCCATGTGTTTACAGGCTCCCCGCCACACTTCGGCCTCCAAGTTCCTGCTGCAGCCCCTGCTTCAGTTCTTGTAGTCTGTAGCTGtgggagtgggattgctggggcACATGGTAGTTCTGTATTTAAATCCTCCCCCATTTCCCTactggttaatgatgttgagccgtttctcatgtgcttattggtaatttgtgtatcttctttggagaaattactCAAATGCTTTGTCTAAAAATTAGTAAAgcagctgtaggtttacagaaaagtcatgtgccAAGTAGAGTTCTCATATATCCCTCTCACAATTTCCCTTATTAATACTCTGCATTACTATAATTGATGAAATGGTATTATAATTATGCTGTTAACTTTAGCTCACTGTTTACATTAGAGCtcactctttgtattgtacaCGTCTAtgggtattttttggggggatgTGTGTAGTAATTTAATAAAACCTAAAattcttctttttatcttttcaggtTTTCACTGGTATTAACTACATTCTCCAAGTTGTGACTCTAGTCACTGCCATCTAttgctaaaacttttccatcatctcaaacagaaactttgtaccaattaaacattaactccccattccccccccccccagctgtggTCTCCAGTAACTGGTATTCTAGTTTGActctaaatttgcatattctaattatttcatatgtgagatcatacaatatttgtccttttcacgTCTTCAGagtccatgttgttgcatggatcagaacttcattcctttttacagctaaatcGTGTTCCCTTGcacttttgtttattcattcatctgttgatgaatcTGTTGGGGTGCTTCTACCTTTTGTCTGTCGTGAACCATGCCACTGTGAGCATCAGTTTGTATGTTTcggtccctgttttcaattattttgcaaTCCCCtacaagtgggattgccaggtcatgtggtatttctatatttaactttctgaggaactgccaaactgtcttccacagcggctgctccattctacattaccaccagcagGGCACGagggctcctatttctccacatcctctcaacacttttcttctttttaatagtagccattctggttGGTaaatcattgttgttttgatttgcatttccctgatatcaACACTGAACATCCTTTCAATGGTTGttttatatctttggagaaatgtcttaggtctttttctcattttttatttttttaaagatttattttttatttctctcctcttcctccaacCCCCctgcctccattgtctgctctctgtgtccattttgctgtgggttcgtctttgtccacttttgttgttgtcagcggcacagaagtttctttttgttgcgtcatcttgctgtgtcagctttccgtgtgggcggcgccattcctgggcaggctgcactttctttcgcgctgggcggctctccttacggggcgcactccttgtgcgtggggctcccctacgtggggacacccctgcgtggcacggcactccttgcgtgcattagtacgcccggggtttgatccgcagacctcccatgtggtagatggacgccctatccactgggccaagtccacttcttcattttttaaattgagtggTGGTTTccttgttgagttgtagttcttTACATATGTATCCTTTGCCCATGTTTAAACCAGGTTGCCTCTTTTTGATTGCCTTACATTTTAACAGAATCACTTTGCTGTGCAGAGCCCAAGCTGAAAAGGCTCTAAGCAGAAAGGCCAGAGGAGGCCACTGCAGTAATCCAGGTGCTGGAGGATGGTGACTTGGCTTGTGGCCCAGGTGCACTTAGTGAGATGTAGTTTGAATTTAGATAGATTTGGAATGCAGAGCTAAGGTACTGGATAATGGGGTATGAGAAAAGGAGTGAAATTATACCAAATTTTTTTCACCTGAATACCTTACATTCTTGAGGAACCACCCGACTGCTTTCCACCGTGGTGGCCTAGCTCAGTTCTGCCCTCTCCTCTTTGATTGGACATTCGAAATGGGACATGCAGGCCAGAGTGTTTCCTGAGATTTCAGGTCTGGGTAGATCATTTGTGCAGAACCAGGAGGAAACAGGAAAGGGAAGCCTGGGGTAGCGTTCCTTAAGCTCCCGTTAGTGGTCTGAGGCTGCGTATGGATCCTTAGAAATGGGTGCCCTTAGATCAATAAACACCTgccacactgaaaaaaaaaaaaaaaaaaagaaagaaagaaatgggtgCCCTTAGCCAAATTCTTGTTGCGTGCTGGTGTCTCTTGGTGGCTAGAGGTGTGTTCCTAAGCCAGGTAAACCTGTCTTGTCCACCCAGCTAGTGACTTAGGGCCTTCCTGAGCTCCCTTCTCTTGGCCCTTGGCGGGGGCCTCAGGTGCTTGCTCGGCGGGGTCTGGTGCCCGCCCTCCCTGTCTGAGGATCCTGAGGCAGGTGCGTGGTGCTTAGCACGGCTATAGGGAGGTGCCCTGCAGGGCCTAGACCTTCACAGGTGGGGCAGCCATGGAAGGCGAGGGCAGAGGCACAGTGTGGTGACATGGTAGCCTTTGATGGGTTTAGAGAGGGGACACCTATTACAAGACTTCTTTACAGAAGTCCAGACAAGAATTGGGACCGTTCTTTGTTGAAGAGTCAGCCTACTAGTAAGCTTTTCCTTAGAACAGGGTTTCCTGGGGTCCTACTGTCTGGTTAATCCTTATGGACACTGAAAGGGCAAGCAGGGGTCTTTCCTGCAGGCCCCTGGGCCTTTAACAGATAATGTGAAACATAgttccccaaattgtctgaccaAAGAATCCCTTTTCTTCTCTGCCGACCTTATCAGGAGACTAGTGTTTCAGGACAAATGCTTTGGGAAATCCTGGTAGAATTTGCAGTAAGTAAGGAGGTGGGCATTGAGTTTGATACGCTGGACACAGAGGGAGCCTTCAGATTAAATTTCTCAAGATAAGTGATATTGTAGGCATCATGTGAATGTGGCTTATTTTAATCTTTCACTGtaactccaaaaacaaaaacacaaaaatgcaacagtaaggaccaaaCAAAACCCTAAACCCTATTTGACCACTTTCTTTAGGAATTTCCCTCCAGGAGATAGAAGAAATCTAAAACATTTCCTTCCTCATTCTAAGTGAGGTCTTAACACGTGTGTATCAGCATTGAAAAAATACCTGAAAATGATTTgagtttttgttcttgtttcttcAGATATGCAAGAAACTTTACAGTAACGTGCATTTTGTTTCTCCTTACTATTGTGGTAATTATGTAGCAATGAATTTGCCCTTATAAATGTTGCGTGATAACTTAAGtggcttctcttctcccttttcaaACTTTTATTGTGGCAACTAAGGGACGGGTAGTTTGCTCTTCCCTCCATATCCGCACGTGCAAACCTGCGTGGCCCTCTCTAGGCATGTGGGGTTGGTGGCTGATGGAGGGGTGTGTCTCACGGTAGATGCCGGATGGCCCTGTGGAGTCACCAGCTGTCTTCCTGTGCACAAGGGGGTGAAGTGGGAACAGGGTCCTGGGACAGTGTGGCTCTAACCCTCCCGTCTCTCTCCTCACAGAGTTGGGGTTTTGGAGGACTCCTTCACCTTCCTGGGCATCTTCTTGGCCATCATCTTGTTTCCCTTTGGATTCATCTGCTGTTTTGCCTTGAGAAAGCGAAGATGCCCCAACTGTGGAGCAAACTTTGCTTAAAGGGAACAATACACCAAGCTTTCCTACACCCAGTTATCTTTTTCTAATGT
Above is a window of Dasypus novemcinctus isolate mDasNov1 chromosome 23, mDasNov1.1.hap2, whole genome shotgun sequence DNA encoding:
- the LOC139437399 gene encoding elongin BC and Polycomb repressive complex 2-associated protein-like, whose translation is MAAPARPAGGAGRRAGARRGAGGGGRGRLSEARRGLPLAPPRGSQDRVTWRGRLKGDARPRPPLPRRHPGLGSRPRRPGLPPPSPRASAPPPPRAGRPCALRAPTVAAPSGGGGGGGSCRKSPGAPARAPSGAAQPRAAVEPPAAPGESSVPPLAYRSDLDDVKAPTWATPRCATPRSGLPAAVTATRHPETVPPSADAAPLPPVCPLLSAAVGFHGLDTSYVFVLRHLRAAGHDVSRLQSRTSFLFCFFKASWGAAFFFFLFLAGAAAGPRVREAGAQPPSSTRSPRTPFLFRALVPGRVVWAHSSEKTRVGRCPGWVCRRPARPCPRFCWVNPPEPSCRGTRYLRVSLSEPPPPCFPQLLRHLRSPPAVHECPLIWNPASVTGSVGLWDFPVSL
- the BRI3 gene encoding membrane protein BRI3, whose product is MAHQPLLQERPPAYSLEAAPGDCACGPRGYGAIPAAPPPPYPYLVAGIPTHHPRVYNIHSRHVTRYPANSIVVVGGCPVCRVGVLEDSFTFLGIFLAIILFPFGFICCFALRKRRCPNCGANFA